TTCGCTTTTTTGACTTCAAACTCGGGGTCATCCGCGATGGTCTTGATAAGTCTATAGTAGCTCTTAACCGGCGTATAATTGGCCAGCACATCCAGAATGAACCCTTCCTGAATGGCTTGCTTCATGGTGTAGCTATGAAATGGCCTGTGTTTCACCGTGCCGTCTGGCTGCGGATCGGGCTCACCAAACATTTCCAGTGTTTTGTTCTTGGGTGTGGCGGTAAAGGCGAAGTAGCTGGCATTTGGCAGTAGCTTCCTAGATTCCATGAGCCGGTTGATCTTGTCTTCGAAGGTTTCGTCTTCGTTCTCTGCACCGGCCTCCGATAAGGCCATACTCATCTGGGCAGATGTACGGCCTCCCTGGCTTGAGTGCGCCTCGTCAATGATGATCGCAAAATGACGCCCGCGGTGTTCGTTGCCGATTTCGTCCAGGATGAATGGGAATTTCTGAAGCGTCGTGATGATGATCTTCTTGCCGCTTTCGATGAAGCGCCGCAGATCGCCTGAATGCTCGGCGTGCCCCACCGTGGCGCTTACCTGAGCAAACTGCTTGACTGTGTCCCGGATCTGTTGGTCCAGGATGCGTCGGTCGGTCACCACGATAATGGAATCGAAAACGGGCTTTCCGTCCTTCACGAGACCGATCAACTGGTGGGCCAGCCAGGCGATTGAATTGGATTTGCCGCTACCGGCGGAATGTTGGATGAGGTAGCGCCGGCCGACACCCTGCGCTGCCGCGTCCGCCAAGAGTCTTCGCACCACATCGAGCTGGTGATAACGAGGGAAGATCTGCCGCCGCTGCTTTTTGCCGGTTTTTGGGTCTTTTTCTTGGATAAGCTGTACGTAGTTTTCGAGGATATCAGTCAGGCTTTCCCGGGTCAGTATCTCTCGCCACAGGTAATCAGTTTTCAGTCCCTGCGGATTTGGCGGATTACCTGCGCCGTCGTTCCAGCCCTTATTGAAGGGAAGAAACCACGAAGACTTGCCCGCAAGGTGAGTACAAAACCATACTTCGTTTTCGTCTACAGCGAAATGTGCTATGCAGCGCCCTAACTCAAAGAGCTTTTCGCGGGGATTCCGGTCGCGCTTGTACTGCTCTATGGCGTCATAGGCCGTCTGCTTGGTCAGCCGGTTTTTGAGCTCGAAGGTAAAGATCGGCAGTCCGTTGACAAAGAGCACAAGATCCAGCGCCCGCTGTGTCTCATCGCGACTGTAGCGGAGCTGGCGCGTGACGGTAAAGCGGTTCTGCTCATAGAGCACCCGCGCTTGCTCGTTTCCAGGGGAAGGTGTGCCGTAGAAAAGCTCTATGTGGTGTGGACCGTGCTGGATCCCGTTACGCAACACGTTCACCACCCCGCGCTTGCTTACCTCGCCCC
This sequence is a window from Clostridia bacterium. Protein-coding genes within it:
- a CDS encoding type I restriction endonuclease subunit R, with amino-acid sequence MTPSDTREAGLETLICRTLTGSDCMPRSTGAQPLAAETQASYGSVGWLPGDPADYDREYCVDLVQLTAFMRSTQPEVAEALDLDNDSPTRRKFLARLRGEVSKRGVVNVLRNGIQHGPHHIELFYGTPSPGNEQARVLYEQNRFTVTRQLRYSRDETQRALDLVLFVNGLPIFTFELKNRLTKQTAYDAIEQYKRDRNPREKLFELGRCIAHFAVDENEVWFCTHLAGKSSWFLPFNKGWNDGAGNPPNPQGLKTDYLWREILTRESLTDILENYVQLIQEKDPKTGKKQRRQIFPRYHQLDVVRRLLADAAAQGVGRRYLIQHSAGSGKSNSIAWLAHQLIGLVKDGKPVFDSIIVVTDRRILDQQIRDTVKQFAQVSATVGHAEHSGDLRRFIESGKKIIITTLQKFPFILDEIGNEHRGRHFAIIIDEAHSSQGGRTSAQMSMALSEAGAENEDETFEDKINRLMESRKLLPNASYFAFTATPKNKTLEMFGEPDPQPDGTVKHRPFHSYTMKQAIQEGFILDVLANYTPVKSYYRLIKTIADDPEFEVKKAKKKLRRFVEGHEHAIRLKAEIMIDHFHEKVIAQGKIGGKARAMVVTASIERAIQYFHAFKAYLAERKSPYQAIVAFSGKYDYGGQQVTEAILNGFPSNQIADKICEE